The DNA window gatgaaaatagatgttcattaTCTTGCATTTCATTGCTGATTTACTATTTTCACATTGAAGACGTTTAAAAGTGGCCTTGAACTGTAAAGCACACCAAGACCTAGACTTTATGGTCAATGCTCGAGCATCATTAGCGGACTGCCATACCTTGTGTCAGAGCGACAATCTTGAGCCTTGGACCTTGGTGTATGCCTTTTATTTTTGTGACTAAACAATGCAATATATAGAAATATAGTTTatatttcgacagttttaggTTCAAACGGTGATAGGAATGGTCCCTCTATGCTAGGAAAACGACAACAATCTAACATTATCAACGTAGTTAACAAAGCAGTCCAGACAGTTTGGCACTCTTCACTTCACATTGTCACCACATGGGTTAATTATTTGTGTTGGTGTTAGTGTTGGTGTTGCTTTTGGTGCAAAGAGATTTTGGGTTTGGTGGTTGTGTGCAAAGGGATTTTTGATTTGGTGGTTCCCAAAGGAAGTGTGATAAATTTCAACCCACCAGAAACTCCTATTGCATTGTATTCATGCAAGAGGGATGAGCATTGTAAGCAAGTTGTTACAGCAGCAAGAATGCATGTTCAAGCTAATTTTAGTGgtcacgtaatataattatcatCATCTATAACAAAGCCAAATATTACCAAGTCTCCAATCTTTAACAATAATCTATCAACCCCAATAAAGTAAGTGACGCTCCATTTCTTCGTGGTAACGACAGACTCCGTCTACGATGTTGCTTGTTCAAGTTATACTGTTATCCATCTCATCTATATCAGCGGCGGCAACAAATCTTCCTTCAAGAAACCAAGATATTGTTGTAGCAATAGAAGAGATGCAGAAAGCCAATTACTTCACTTTTGTCACCCTCATTAACATGGCCCCTCCCGACCTATTTCAGTCCAACATCACTTTCTTGATGCCTAACGATCGGATCTTGTCGAGAACCAATATACCTGAAACCTCCCTTGTTGATCTATTGCTCCGTCAATCCATCCCGTCGCCTCTGCTTTTCGAGCACCTCGAGCATTTCCCAACTGGCTCCATGATCCCAACGTCGAGGCCCGGTTATGTTTTCAAGGTCAATAATGATGGGAGGGAGCGGTTTTATCTCAACAATGTGAGAATCATTAGTCCTAACGTATGCACCAAAGGGTCTTCAATAAGATGCCATGGTGTAGATGGAGTGGTGCAGCCTACTTCGCTATCCCCTCAGTCGAGTACACAACCGGTACTCTCTTGCCCGAATAGCACGGGTCATCCGGTGGTCTCAGCCCCTCCATTTCCGGTCGCGACGGTAGCCGCACCACCGCCATCTGCTCCTACATCAAGTTCTCCCAAGACATGCAATGCTACAAGTTCTGTTGATTTGTTAATTACATTGCTGATGTTTATGGTGGAAACATGGTTGTTTTGTAGAGTTTAATTATTAGTATAGGATATTGATGACTCCAcaattaacaaaatgaatattaTGATCCTAATTTAATCGCAACTGTATATCAACTTTTAATTTCCCAAATGATTCAGGTgagtgcaaaaaaaaaatgaaactaCAAATAATTCTTTACCTCAAAGTTAAATTTGTCTTGGTTCAGACCCATCTTTAATAAGCTTGTCTCAAAATGACGTCTACTAATAGTGACATGGGATTAGGACAAATGCACTTGGAACACAAGGACAAGACACATTTAAGATAATGCTTATCCAAGTGAAATTCATGattaaaaaaagtcaaaatatCATGCATAAGTATATTGTGACATGTTATTATGGATTTATATTTGTGAGATGATTTGATCAGATCTAtatctaaaataaaaaataatatttttcgatttaaaagtaatatttttttaatggatCGAGTTAGATAGAAGATCTGTCTTACAAAATTGATCCATAAGTCGATCTCATATGAATTTTTGTAAAATGTCAAAGGTACTTTCTATTTGTGCATTGTAGTTTGTaggcatttttttaaaaatattataaattaataaaatcattataaaAATGTTGCAAATTGAAAACTTTTATAAAACTAGTATATTCCGTTATTCACTGCACCGAATTcagaattatttaaaaaaaattttaaaaaataaaataagaagaaagTCACGGATTCATTGAATCCGTGATAGTCTGCCACGGATTCTGAATCCGTGGCACCCAACCCGTGCCCCCCTCTCCTTTATTTATTTGCACCCTCCCATTTTCCATTCGGTATCATTCTCCCATTTTCCCTTCGGTATTCGGTATCATTCGGCGATTTATAAACCTTCCCATTCTTGCCGATGTCATTCGGTATTTTCATTCGGCGATTTGTTGGTTGTCCTCGGCATTTCAATTTGTTGGGTCATCGGTGACATATTCTTCCGTCTTCGGTATTTTTATTTGCGCAACATCAATATTTCCGTTTGTTGGTAATAATTCTCGTCGGTTTGTTAtgctcataatttttttttgttatcgaGACTTGTcaagtattattttattttattatttttgaattaatatTGTTTATGTTGTATTTTTTGTAAGAATGTTTAATATTGACATGTTATTATATTGTTCGTTGATTAACAATTTATTTCATACAAACAAATATTAAGAGGtaacattattatttttgttcattGTATCGTGGCTAAAGGTCATGTAGGAAAGAAGGCACAATGGTTTTATGGAATTGAAGAAATCATACACACTTTTCACAAAGACAATTGTATCCAACTAACAATAACATCTTCAATCTCATTGTAACATTCAAGagcattttttttcttcttcgttGCTCTTATTTTCCTTCTCATTCCACATTTtcattttctcttctttttttttttcatttttttccttcCTTTTTTCTTTTGCATAAAAAGTTTTTGAGACAACGACTTTGAGCCTTAATCACTCGATCACAACAATTTGCACTTTCTTGGCTCAAAATGATGCTAAATGCGAAAAGTTTTTATGATTATCCAATTCAAGGTTCAAATAGAGGAATAACCAACAAAAGGGATTTATCATGGCTTGTAATGTGGTTATTTTTCAACAAATAGGCTCAGGCTCGAACTTGGCTGAAAAGGCCCtcgaacttcttgcttgaaaatttgcggaaaattaaaaattttctttttaaaagaacttaagtggcctcattcataaaattactggtgaatcaagttcaatatttcaaaatattgcagcggaagaaaataaagtttgccaaaaatcacaatttaaaaatatccaacgactgacaAGATGtctgcggaataaaataacaactgctgctctgaggtcctcgggtgccactactgccgacccaagctggctcactggtccccgccctcggccctggcctcatcagtacctacaacaatcaagtctagtgagcctaaagactcagcatgcatatatcgcaggtaacgagtaaaaatctgaattaaaatatgcatgagttaacatatcctgtcctgaggcatgctgaaaataatctgtactgagcaattataatacgtgcataactgaactgataatcacagaaaaaaaaatgtttgctccttggagcctgtactgaaataactgataaaattttctgttgagattatgttttacgcctgtggccccgcactaagctgaactgatcggtaactggctaccggggaggctgaaactgaactgagctggccggtcactggcgaccgggtggtaccatactgaactgatcggtcactggcgaccgtataaaataacactcccacatagtgaatgaaccacaagccatatcgcataaatctcaaaaataatcattttctgttttaatgcacgtaaaataattaactggcataatgaacaTGTCCcataattttaccaactggattggattggatcgtcccaaggctcgctgcaacctaactgtgctatgaaaaatatgcaacagcttaaacttgaccaactatgcaatttacgttcaaaagatgcgactatgacgcctaatgacttcgtatttagtcatgactccgaaccaacctgaaccgacaccgaaacgacgtatagtcatgattaaaatacgctgaaaaatcataaaataatgctcctaaaatgatagggtcgaaatctaggtggaatggaggccaaaacacgaaacgctctttcgagagtcaatttggcacatcgcaccgtaaattctcgtacgacctcaaaaatgatccgaatgacgaaaGGTCGAAagcatgaccttcctaactcaatgaggcattgtccagtccaaggtcatgggctaaaagccaaccaagaactcgaacgagccaccgaaccgataCAGCAACTTgttgtaattttccagcaactgtacaatcgtgtaacttgtgttgttttcgagactaccggccattggggcgtgaaacACTGACCAGacactcttaccaacatcccaaggaatgattcgaaccatggctaagggccttaggccagccacaatccgcatcacaccataactcaaccgaaactccaaccgagaaccaacgtgcatgcgtgtgtagtgttttacttagatcgatgtcttgcgtcgttccaatggccatttgattgaccatggcacgatctagacatataggggcatggtatgaaccgtggctaagggccataggccaaccaagatccataccaagcaaccaaaaaccgaaaccatatgctgaaccaatgaagaagccgaatggggaaaggggctgttcttgttgatttgattaaaaccgatgcaccatggaccaagccaccaaaagggagacttagtcacgtcttagacatgctaggggagtgatctaaccatggctaagagcccttagggcagccaagatcagattaaaccctcatgacaggaaactgaaattttcgaactcaaaaagggacacaaatggtgttgctgtcatttcttttgctttccagcgagcatggggtgaaaccgatggacaaatgtggttcTAAttcatcctattacatgtatataagtcgccttgggagcctggagtcgaaccaatcacctgaaactcacaaaccaagaaaaacgtgaagcttgccaaggaaaatcgaaaattctgcatgtgttgtttcaaaatgttttgacacgtatctcggtttttgcttgataaaacatgatcatatactgaaaaataattgataatatgacttgattgaggtttgaaagaaatctagacatgcctggtttcgtttcgaaag is part of the Primulina tabacum isolate GXHZ01 chromosome 18, ASM2559414v2, whole genome shotgun sequence genome and encodes:
- the LOC142532739 gene encoding uncharacterized protein LOC142532739; translated protein: MTPSTMLLVQVILLSISSISAAATNLPSRNQDIVVAIEEMQKANYFTFVTLINMAPPDLFQSNITFLMPNDRILSRTNIPETSLVDLLLRQSIPSPLLFEHLEHFPTGSMIPTSRPGYVFKVNNDGRERFYLNNVRIISPNVCTKGSSIRCHGVDGVVQPTSLSPQSSTQPVLSCPNSTGHPVVSAPPFPVATVAAPPPSAPTSSSPKTCNATSSVDLLITLLMFMVETWLFCRV